The DNA segment TTTTTTTCGTGAGCTTCCTCCCGGGACGAAGGTTCTTCTGGTAAATTTTGATTATTTTTTTCATGAGCAGCATCAGGAAGAAGCTTTTCGTAGGATAGGCAGGTTTGTCGGACTGGATGAGGATGATAAAAGAATTGCCGAGTTGCCTTCAATTTTGGATATTCGGCTGTGGAATAAGCAAAAAGCCCTTCCGGACATGCCTGCAAAGTCTGAAGCAGCCTACAAAGCTCTGCTGTCACTTTATAGCAACTCTGAATCGGCTACAATGTTCGATGAAGGTTTACGTGAATTTTCTCTTTTACGAGAACTTTAGCGGCAAACGGGAATATTGTGAGAGGAGATGTTGTCTAACTTTGCGGTAAAAAAAGATGTGATCCGATTTCTTGTTAAAATACTGTCAATCTTGTTTATTGTCTGGTTGTGCTTTGCCTTTCGTAGTAAACTGCCCTCGGCTGAAGTCTGGAGATCTGTTTATTCTCAAGAGTTTCGCAGCGCTGGTTTTCATTTTATACTTTTGTTTTCTTTGGCTCTTTTCCTTCGCAGTATTCGTTTTGGGATACTTTTCCATCTCTGCGCATTTGTCAGCTTAGCAAGGTCAATTCTCCTTTTTCCATGGATATTTACCGTAGGTGCATTCACCCCTTTTCGACTTGGTGAAGGAGTCCGTTTGCTGTGGGTAAACAGGTTTGGAGGGAGCAAGTCACTGGCTTTGGTATATTTTTTTGCAGAGAGGTTCTCTGATCTGCTTTGCCTGCTTATAATCTTGCTGGTGGGCAGTTATCGTTTTTTAAGTTTATCAGAGTACTCCGCAGAAATTTTTTGCTTTATGCTGGCAGTTGTGCTCGCCGTATATTTAATTATTTGGAAATGGCACGATTTTATGGCGGAGTTGGCATATTCTCGTTTTGAAGGGCGATTTGGTAAAGTTCTTGGTGATTTTCTGACCGGATTCAATTACATGAATAATTTCCCCTTGCACATGAGTGTCCTGTTGCTGACCATTGCTATCTGGGTTATTATGATTACTGCTTTTTTTTGCATGTTTAATGCAACTTTGAGGCTCGATGAAACCCTTCCAGCTGCGGCTTTGACGTTGGCGTCTGTTAATTTGGCGGGGTTGTTCTCATTTATTCCGGGAAACACAGGCAGCTACCATTTGGCTGCCTTGGGTTCTTTGAGTGCTTTCGGGGTGCAGGTAGAAATTGGAATTGTGACTATCACAGTCATGCACGGATTGAATATTTTGACTACGTTTTTCTGGGGAGTGTTAAGTAGGTTAGCCATGTTCTTCATGGTCAATCAGAGTATTGACTCGGCACATGACTGATTGCTCTGCGTAAAGGAGCGGACATTTTATGACTATCCTAATATCGACCTTGCTGGTATTAGCTGTAGTGTATTTCAATGTGATTAAAGCTACAGATGGCTGGTAAAGCCAGTGCCTTTTGTTTTTGTGTTCTAATCATTACATAACCTGCTGGCTGCCAAGCGATATGGGTTATAAATTATATTGTAAGTAGGAAAACTTATGAAGACAGTATTGCTAGCTGGTGGATATGGTACAAGAATATCTGAAGAGAGTGCCACTCGTCCTAAGCCTATGGTGGAGATCGGTGGGAGGCCTATTCTTTGGCATATCATGGAGATGTATGCATCGCATGGTTATAATGATTTTGTTGTTGCTTGCGGCTACAAGTCTGCATATATCAAACAGTATTTTTCCAGTGTTACCCAGCAATTAAATAATCTGAGCATTAACCTTGGGACCGGGGTGATTGAAACTATCGGTAAACATGCTCCGGACTGGAAGGTTACGTTAATGGATACCGGTTTGAATACAATGACAGGAGGCAGGCTTCGTCGTCTGGCCCCTTATTTGGATTCAACTTTCATGGTTACTTATGGGGATGGTGTAAGTAATGTTGATATCACTAAGCTGGTAGAGTTTCACAAGTCTCATGGCAAGCTGGCCACAGTGACTGCTGTGCGTCCTCCTGCTCGCTTCGGAAGTCTTATTCTCGATGATAGCAAGGTTAAGTGTTTTTCAGAGAAAAACCCGGTTTCTGAAGGCTGGATCAATGGGGGATTTTTTGTTCTTGAGCCCGAAGTATTGGATTATATTAGTGGTGATGAAGTTCCTTTCGAAACAGATCCGTTGAGCAATTTATCAAAGGACGGACAGTTGATGGCTTATCTGCACGATGGTTTTTGGAAGTGTATGGATACATTACGTGATAAGGTTCAGTTAGAACAAATGTGGCAGAAAGGAGATGCACCATGGATGCTGCGATAGAAAGTCTTAACTCGGCACCTTGGTATGCAGGAAAGCGTGTCCTAGTTACCGGACATACAGGGTTTTGCGGTTCGTGGTTGAGTCAGTGGCTAATCCGTGAAGGGGCGTTTGTCACTGGGGTGGCGTTGGAGAATGACAGTCCTCATGCTCTTTACAAGGTCCTCGGTCTGACTGGAAAAATGGATTCAACTTTGGGAGATATCCGGGACCGTGGGGTAATTGCGGATGTTTTTCAAAGAAGTCGCCCGGATATTGTTTTCCATTTGGCAGCTCAACCCCTAGTGAAGCTTTCATATGAAGATCCAGAGGAAACTTTTGAAAGTAATGTCCTGGGGACATTGAATATTTTGCGGGCAGCGCACAAGGTTGGCACGGTAAAGTCCTTTGTGAATATAACAAGTGACAAAGCGTATCAAAATAATGAGTGGTGTTGGGGATATCGCGAAAATGACCGTATCGGCGGGCATGATCCGTACAGTTGTTCCAAGGCGTGTGCAGATTTGTTGGCAACTTCTTTTCACCTTTCTTACTGTCAGAGTGATTCGGCAATGAGCTTGGGAACTGCCCGTGCTGGTAATATCATAGGTGGCGGGGACTGGGCACAGGACCGAATTATCCCTGATATCTGCCGGGCTGCTATTGAAAAAAAACCGGTGGTTTTGCGAAATCCTCAGGGTGTGAGGCCCTGGCAACATGTGCTGGAACCCCTGCGGGGATACATGGCTCTTGGAAAGGCTTTGTATGAAGGCAGATTCAAGGGAGAGGCCTTTAACTTTGGCCCTGGAAGGGAAAGCTCGTGTACTGTGGATGAGTTGACCAAAGCTATGCATCGGTTGATTGGAGGAAGCATTGAATATAATGTTTCACCGGCGGCAGTGCATGAAGCAGGGCTTTTGACTCTTGATATTGCAAAATCAATTTCCAGATTGGGCTGGAAGCCTGTTTTAAAGATCGAAGAGTCGTTACAATTAACCGCAGAGTTTTATTTGGCGCAAATGGATTCTCCTGAAAAGGTTCCGTCTATGCTGGATAGTCAAATTGAATATTACTGCAACAGGTTGTCTGAGTGATGAACTTTCTTGTTACTGGTGCAACCGGCATGATTGGGAGAAGGGTTGTCCGCATTCTTGTTGAATCCGGAGACAAAGTGATAGCTCCGATAAGAAGTGTCAGGAAGGCTCAAGACTGTTTTAATGATTTAGGTGACGGCATTTTATTCGTTGACTGGAATACTGAAAATATTTCTAATCTTTTGAAGGATGTTGAGGATCTGCATGTGATTCATTTGGCGGCTCCGGGGGTGATTCCTGGTGAGCGTAATTGGGATAATTTAATTGAAGGGGCAGTATCTCTTAGTGTTCAGACAGTTCTAGCTTTGAAAAATGCATCTACAAAATGTTTTATTCATACTGGGAGCTGCCTTGAATATGGACCTTCCGCAACGATGACAACTATACCTGAAACACATTGTCTTGACGGGCTTTGCGATTATGGGGCCGCTAAAGCTGCTTCTTACCTCTGTGCTAAGGCTGCAGCAAGTAAGGTTGGTATCCGGTTTATATGCGCAAGGCTTTTCGGTGTTTACGGCGAAGAAGAAGCTCCGGGGCGGCTAATACCTTATCTTGTGAGTAAGCTCAGAAACGGTGAAGAAGTTGATTTGACTCTCGGCGAGCAAGTGCGTGATTTTCTTTACGTAGACGATGCTGCGAAGGCTTTGATTGAACTTGCCCGTAATGCAGAATGCCTTGAACATAGTGTTTATAATGTTTGTTCTGGAGCAGGAATTCAAATTTGTGATATGGCACTTAAAATTTCTAAGGCCGTAGGCGCAGATAATAGTTTGCTCAAATTCGGAGCACGTCCATACCGAGAAGATGAGCCTATGTATATAGTTGGTGATAATAAGCGCTTGCAGGATTCTTTGGTTTGGAGTCAGTCCTTTAGCATTGACGAAGGACTCAGGCAAACCGTAACCAGACTTCTTCAGAAGTAGTTGAACATTTATTTGAGCTGTTTCTAGGCAGTATTCATAATTATAGTATTAGTTTTTTAATCAGGCTGTTGTCGTTAAAATAAATCACAGTACCGGATTGTTTCTATTCCAGTTTTTTTCAAACACGAAATAATTCTTTCCAACTTATTATTTTCAACTATATCATATGGATCAAAGTAGTGAGTCAGGAATAAGCAGTGTTCACTGACGACTTTTATGGTTTTTTTGAATTCGTCCACAAACAGGTCATCATCACCCAGAAAGGGATTGTCTTTGCGTAACATGTTCCATGAATCAAAAATAGCTAATGGGAAGTTGAGACTGCATCCAGTGGGTATTTCTGTTATTCCATGAGAGTGAATGGAAGGCGCACCGAATCCCTTATAGCCGCAAGCGGCGGTAGAACTGCTGTACTTGTATCCGAGTTCTGCAAGTATGGGATAGACTGATTCAGTATGCAGATTGCCGTAATGGGGCGTTCTGAAGCCGATAGGGTCTATTCCTAAAATGTTATGGTAAATCTCGTGGGCTTTTTCGATTTCATCTTTTTGTTCTGCGTAGGTCAGT comes from the Maridesulfovibrio ferrireducens genome and includes:
- a CDS encoding polysaccharide deacetylase family protein, with translation MIWGPLLRTYQNRYAAFLARTVIHKTAPADFFLKFMSKQKNPLGTAAYALTFDFDFEKDIDAFPYLLDTLKKHDIQAGFAVIGKFVEKYPDIHKRAVDDGHEIINHSYTHPDNPHWAPDRYFNKLTYAEQKDEIEKAHEIYHNILGIDPIGFRTPHYGNLHTESVYPILAELGYKYSSSTAACGYKGFGAPSIHSHGITEIPTGCSLNFPLAIFDSWNMLRKDNPFLGDDDLFVDEFKKTIKVVSEHCLFLTHYFDPYDIVENNKLERIISCLKKTGIETIRYCDLF
- a CDS encoding lysylphosphatidylglycerol synthase transmembrane domain-containing protein, yielding MLSNFAVKKDVIRFLVKILSILFIVWLCFAFRSKLPSAEVWRSVYSQEFRSAGFHFILLFSLALFLRSIRFGILFHLCAFVSLARSILLFPWIFTVGAFTPFRLGEGVRLLWVNRFGGSKSLALVYFFAERFSDLLCLLIILLVGSYRFLSLSEYSAEIFCFMLAVVLAVYLIIWKWHDFMAELAYSRFEGRFGKVLGDFLTGFNYMNNFPLHMSVLLLTIAIWVIMITAFFCMFNATLRLDETLPAAALTLASVNLAGLFSFIPGNTGSYHLAALGSLSAFGVQVEIGIVTITVMHGLNILTTFFWGVLSRLAMFFMVNQSIDSAHD
- the rfbF gene encoding glucose-1-phosphate cytidylyltransferase, with amino-acid sequence MKTVLLAGGYGTRISEESATRPKPMVEIGGRPILWHIMEMYASHGYNDFVVACGYKSAYIKQYFSSVTQQLNNLSINLGTGVIETIGKHAPDWKVTLMDTGLNTMTGGRLRRLAPYLDSTFMVTYGDGVSNVDITKLVEFHKSHGKLATVTAVRPPARFGSLILDDSKVKCFSEKNPVSEGWINGGFFVLEPEVLDYISGDEVPFETDPLSNLSKDGQLMAYLHDGFWKCMDTLRDKVQLEQMWQKGDAPWMLR
- the rfbG gene encoding CDP-glucose 4,6-dehydratase, with protein sequence MDAAIESLNSAPWYAGKRVLVTGHTGFCGSWLSQWLIREGAFVTGVALENDSPHALYKVLGLTGKMDSTLGDIRDRGVIADVFQRSRPDIVFHLAAQPLVKLSYEDPEETFESNVLGTLNILRAAHKVGTVKSFVNITSDKAYQNNEWCWGYRENDRIGGHDPYSCSKACADLLATSFHLSYCQSDSAMSLGTARAGNIIGGGDWAQDRIIPDICRAAIEKKPVVLRNPQGVRPWQHVLEPLRGYMALGKALYEGRFKGEAFNFGPGRESSCTVDELTKAMHRLIGGSIEYNVSPAAVHEAGLLTLDIAKSISRLGWKPVLKIEESLQLTAEFYLAQMDSPEKVPSMLDSQIEYYCNRLSE
- a CDS encoding NAD-dependent epimerase/dehydratase family protein; translation: MNFLVTGATGMIGRRVVRILVESGDKVIAPIRSVRKAQDCFNDLGDGILFVDWNTENISNLLKDVEDLHVIHLAAPGVIPGERNWDNLIEGAVSLSVQTVLALKNASTKCFIHTGSCLEYGPSATMTTIPETHCLDGLCDYGAAKAASYLCAKAAASKVGIRFICARLFGVYGEEEAPGRLIPYLVSKLRNGEEVDLTLGEQVRDFLYVDDAAKALIELARNAECLEHSVYNVCSGAGIQICDMALKISKAVGADNSLLKFGARPYREDEPMYIVGDNKRLQDSLVWSQSFSIDEGLRQTVTRLLQK